A single region of the Anaerolineales bacterium genome encodes:
- a CDS encoding TetR family transcriptional regulator, whose protein sequence is MTRPRRVSRPRKGATPDHDSQRAALLTAARALYREMGYAETTFPHVAARAALSEDILLRHFRDREHLLSAVLTAHSPLADLLTALDRATGESAEELLRSAFHQLIAAISRREDFLDLALIDVQITNGAFLTTLTNGVFAKARGFLERMKTAGGLRPVSDMVIGRAIAALLMGYIVSERAMPALARTAMRMIPARAWLDGVLDLFLYGILEDDAR, encoded by the coding sequence GTGACACGTCCCCGCCGCGTTTCTCGTCCTCGAAAGGGGGCGACGCCTGATCACGATTCCCAACGTGCCGCCCTTTTGACGGCGGCACGGGCGCTCTACCGTGAGATGGGCTATGCCGAGACAACCTTTCCCCATGTTGCCGCTCGCGCCGCCCTTTCCGAAGATATTCTGCTCCGCCATTTTCGCGATAGGGAGCATCTGTTGAGCGCCGTGCTAACGGCACACAGCCCCCTCGCGGATCTGCTTACTGCCCTTGATCGGGCGACTGGCGAGAGCGCCGAGGAACTTCTGCGCAGCGCCTTTCATCAGCTTATCGCCGCCATCAGCCGCCGCGAGGATTTTCTCGATCTTGCCCTGATTGATGTACAGATCACCAACGGCGCGTTTCTGACCACCCTAACGAACGGTGTCTTTGCTAAAGCGCGGGGCTTCTTAGAGCGGATGAAAACGGCGGGGGGGCTGCGTCCGGTGTCGGATATGGTTATTGGGCGGGCGATTGCCGCGCTGCTGATGGGTTATATTGTCTCCGAACGCGCTATGCCCGCCCTGGCGCGAACGGCGATGCGGATGATTCCGGCGCGGGCGTGGCTGGATGGCGTGCTTGATCTGTTTCTTTATGGGATTTTAGAAGACGACGCTCGCTAG
- a CDS encoding SUMF1/EgtB/PvdO family nonheme iron enzyme yields MPKRIRVSRFLMLTIGISGVVGIMVLAYGGATIPIVAQGNPTPTPLSMITENAAWTPLVRTVDGVPMALVPPGCFMMGSEGGEANEKPAHRVCVEQSFWIDQMEVSSAQFQAAGGNATDTTPAKGADHPRTGVTWTEAFTFCTLRGGRLPTEAEWEYAARGVDGWLYPWGNEFEPANAAFGQGGEEQSAPMGSHPGGISWVGTYDQSGNAAEWVNTIYNPTRFPYPYRYDDGREQYDAAPKEVKRVVRGGSYADAPNHLRATYRDGVSERETAPTLGFRCARDDAEKANNPATAARYFFDYAFKGDSKALDYVCTPYLDEGRALLENFGAVGRMADAFDLSKLTFTITAQTETAADVVLGGTLIVTVAKESFEQDFSNQPPIPLIKEGGVWKVCSKRE; encoded by the coding sequence ATGCCTAAACGGATTCGGGTGAGTCGATTCCTCATGCTGACCATAGGAATCAGCGGGGTTGTGGGGATCATGGTCCTCGCTTATGGGGGGGCTACCATACCAATTGTGGCACAGGGAAACCCCACCCCCACCCCACTTTCAATGATCACTGAAAACGCCGCATGGACGCCTCTCGTCCGTACGGTAGATGGTGTGCCGATGGCGCTTGTCCCCCCCGGCTGTTTTATGATGGGCAGCGAAGGCGGTGAAGCGAACGAAAAACCTGCCCATCGGGTCTGTGTTGAACAGTCTTTCTGGATCGACCAGATGGAGGTGAGCAGCGCCCAGTTTCAGGCGGCGGGCGGGAACGCCACAGACACGACGCCAGCAAAAGGGGCGGATCATCCCCGCACAGGCGTGACATGGACTGAGGCGTTCACCTTTTGTACACTGCGAGGGGGACGCCTGCCCACCGAGGCAGAATGGGAATATGCCGCACGCGGCGTCGATGGTTGGCTTTACCCCTGGGGGAATGAATTCGAGCCAGCAAACGCCGCCTTTGGTCAGGGCGGAGAGGAACAAAGCGCCCCGATGGGCAGCCATCCCGGGGGAATCAGTTGGGTGGGGACGTATGATCAGAGCGGAAACGCCGCTGAATGGGTGAATACGATCTACAACCCAACGCGCTTTCCCTACCCCTATCGATACGATGATGGGCGGGAGCAGTACGACGCCGCCCCAAAAGAGGTGAAGCGCGTCGTTCGCGGTGGTTCGTATGCCGATGCCCCCAATCACCTCCGTGCCACCTACCGTGACGGGGTAAGCGAACGAGAGACTGCCCCCACGTTGGGCTTTCGCTGCGCCCGCGATGATGCCGAGAAAGCGAATAACCCTGCCACTGCCGCTAGGTATTTCTTTGACTATGCCTTCAAGGGGGATTCTAAGGCGCTTGATTATGTCTGTACACCCTATTTAGACGAGGGGCGGGCGCTGCTGGAAAACTTTGGTGCAGTCGGACGCATGGCGGATGCGTTTGACCTGAGCAAGCTGACCTTCACCATTACCGCCCAAACAGAAACCGCCGCCGATGTCGTTCTTGGGGGGACGCTGATCGTCACGGTGGCAAAAGAATCCTTTGAGCAAGATTTTTCCAACCAGCCACCCATCCCTTTGATTAAGGAAGGCGGGGTGTGGAAGGTGTGCAGCAAAAGGGAATAA
- a CDS encoding AAA family ATPase, which translates to MEYRITDDLEKLKTVLPTYLVDALEHHGHEDDLIEVILDLGRVPTARYVDGERPLDSREIAADDIHYIVTKIGAFDGDNRAGMERTLHRISAIRNRRGDIVGLTCRIGRAVYGTIEIIQDMIESEQSVLMLGSPGVGKTTMLREAARVLAEARRVIIVDTSNEIGGDGDVPHPAVGRARRMQVPQPSLQHEVMIEAVENHNPEVIIIDEIGRALEADAARTIAERGVQLIGTAHGQTLDNLMNNPTLSDLIGGIKAVTLSDEEARRRGTQKTVLERAAPPTFDVLIELQNRDRLVIHEDVAAAVDGLLRGRPLPTEIRYRNAEGEVIIEQHAPPRYDANPRDNGRRSGQGDPRDPREVREIPRRNERGERPEPKTHSTEGEHKPGELQPVRVYAYGVARNRLAQAARRMRVPLIIVEDLTDIGAIITLKNYYRRRPKLIVDAERRGVGIYVLRANTVSQMEDFISDLFHLNLAESSAGNGENGEPYLTDEDDRRRRENRPPSPKR; encoded by the coding sequence TTGGAATATCGTATTACTGACGACTTGGAAAAGCTAAAGACCGTTCTCCCCACCTACCTTGTTGATGCGCTTGAACATCATGGGCATGAAGACGACCTGATTGAGGTGATCCTTGATCTGGGGCGTGTTCCGACGGCACGTTATGTGGATGGCGAGCGCCCCTTAGACAGCCGTGAAATTGCTGCCGATGATATTCACTACATCGTCACCAAGATTGGCGCGTTTGATGGCGATAACCGTGCTGGCATGGAGCGTACCCTTCATCGCATTTCGGCAATCCGCAACCGGCGCGGGGATATTGTTGGGCTAACCTGCCGGATTGGGCGGGCAGTCTATGGCACGATTGAGATTATTCAGGACATGATTGAGAGTGAGCAAAGCGTTCTCATGCTTGGCTCGCCCGGCGTGGGCAAAACAACCATGCTCCGCGAAGCGGCGCGTGTCCTTGCCGAGGCGCGGCGGGTGATCATTGTGGATACCAGCAATGAGATTGGCGGGGATGGCGATGTGCCACACCCGGCAGTAGGACGCGCCCGACGGATGCAAGTGCCACAGCCCTCCCTTCAGCATGAGGTCATGATCGAGGCGGTGGAAAACCACAACCCCGAAGTGATCATCATCGATGAGATCGGGCGGGCGCTGGAGGCGGATGCTGCCCGGACGATTGCCGAGCGCGGTGTTCAACTCATTGGCACGGCGCACGGGCAAACCCTTGATAACCTGATGAACAACCCCACGCTCTCCGACCTCATCGGTGGGATCAAAGCCGTCACCCTTTCCGATGAGGAAGCACGCCGTCGGGGGACACAAAAGACCGTCCTCGAACGCGCTGCGCCGCCCACCTTTGATGTCCTCATCGAACTACAAAACCGAGATCGCCTCGTCATTCATGAGGATGTGGCGGCGGCGGTGGATGGCTTGCTGCGTGGGCGTCCGCTGCCAACGGAAATACGCTACCGAAATGCTGAGGGCGAGGTTATTATCGAGCAGCACGCCCCCCCTCGCTATGACGCCAACCCCCGTGATAATGGGCGGCGAAGCGGGCAGGGCGACCCGCGTGATCCCCGCGAGGTGCGGGAAATTCCCCGCCGAAACGAACGTGGGGAGCGCCCTGAGCCAAAAACGCACAGCACCGAGGGTGAACACAAGCCGGGCGAACTTCAACCCGTGCGCGTCTATGCTTATGGCGTCGCCCGCAACCGCTTGGCGCAAGCTGCCCGTCGGATGCGCGTCCCCTTGATCATCGTGGAAGACCTGACCGACATAGGGGCGATTATCACTCTGAAAAACTACTACCGCCGCCGCCCCAAGCTGATTGTCGATGCCGAACGGCGCGGGGTGGGCATTTACGTGCTGCGGGCGAATACCGTCTCCCAGATGGAAGATTTCATCAGCGATCTCTTTCATCTCAACCTTGCTGAGTCGTCCGCCGGAAATGGGGAAAATGGCGAACCCTACCTGACCGATGAGGATGATCGGCGGCGGCGCGAAAACCGTCCCCCCTCACCCAAGCGTTAA
- a CDS encoding class I SAM-dependent methyltransferase, giving the protein MSRFKAALSALPAPATVLDVGCGACHTRDILHALWQDATLIGVDADPTELPRQPLLQTMILCADVCALPFCDPFDMVLCRHPDLDRHRTVWAAFFQNVRRWARQTVLVTTYTLPEFEALSKWVGKPLAGWQEVGMANLPPAGIDGRDAWVGAWVVA; this is encoded by the coding sequence ATGTCTCGGTTTAAGGCAGCCCTCAGCGCACTCCCCGCGCCGGCAACTGTTCTAGACGTGGGCTGCGGGGCGTGCCACACGAGGGATATTCTTCACGCTTTATGGCAAGATGCCACCCTGATTGGCGTCGATGCTGACCCCACCGAACTTCCTCGCCAGCCCTTGCTGCAAACGATGATTCTCTGTGCCGATGTGTGCGCTCTCCCCTTTTGTGATCCGTTTGATATGGTGCTTTGCCGTCACCCTGATCTGGATCGTCACAGAACGGTTTGGGCAGCTTTTTTTCAGAATGTAAGACGGTGGGCGCGGCAGACCGTTCTCGTCACAACCTACACCCTCCCCGAATTTGAGGCATTGTCTAAATGGGTGGGGAAGCCCCTTGCGGGTTGGCAAGAGGTGGGGATGGCGAATCTCCCTCCGGCGGGCATTGATGGGCGCGATGCGTGGGTTGGGGCGTGGGTGGTGGCGTAG
- a CDS encoding methylmalonyl-CoA mutase family protein, with translation MTTKTPPTLHDARAEWEGKTLQPTLAKSPERAEAFVTSSGIPVERLYLPTAADDMIYNQKLGFPGEYPYTRGIQPTMYRSRFWTMRQYAGYATAEESNARYRFLLAQGQSGLSVAFDLPTQIGYDADDPMALGEVGKVGVSIATIHDMAQLFDQIPLDQVSTSMTINAPATILLALYIAVGKRQGVPANKLRGTVQNDILKEYIARGTYIFPPAPSMRLITDLFAYCKDHVPHWNTISISGYHIREAGSTAAQEVAFTLANAIAYVQAALEAGMAVDDFAPQLSFFFNAHNQFFEEVAKFRAARRLWAGIMRERFGAKNPKSWQLRFHTQTGGSTLTAQQPVNNVARVTIQALSAVLGGTQSLHTNSLDEALALPTESAVQVALRTQQIIAYESGAADTVDPLAGSYYVESLTDALETRAREYIAQIDAMGGALRAIERGFVQREIQDAAYAYQRAVEHGEQVIVGVNKFALNEEAPIATLHVDPGIEANQRARLADLRARRDNGKVSEILSQIETAARGREALMPLFVEAVEREATLGEICRVLRDVFGEYRPDVSV, from the coding sequence GCTCTACCTTCCCACCGCCGCAGACGACATGATCTACAACCAAAAATTAGGCTTCCCCGGTGAGTACCCCTATACACGAGGAATCCAACCGACGATGTACCGCTCGCGCTTTTGGACAATGCGCCAATATGCGGGGTACGCCACCGCCGAAGAATCAAACGCCCGCTATCGGTTTTTGCTGGCGCAGGGGCAAAGCGGGCTGTCGGTTGCCTTTGATCTCCCCACCCAGATTGGCTACGATGCTGATGATCCGATGGCGTTGGGGGAGGTGGGCAAGGTCGGGGTGAGCATCGCCACGATTCACGATATGGCGCAGCTTTTCGACCAAATCCCTCTCGATCAGGTCAGCACTTCCATGACGATCAACGCGCCAGCGACGATTCTGCTCGCCCTCTATATCGCCGTCGGGAAGCGGCAGGGCGTCCCCGCCAACAAACTACGGGGGACGGTGCAGAACGATATTTTGAAGGAATACATTGCACGGGGGACGTATATTTTCCCGCCTGCGCCCTCGATGCGCTTGATCACCGACTTGTTCGCCTATTGCAAAGATCATGTCCCCCATTGGAATACGATCAGCATCAGCGGCTACCATATTCGGGAGGCGGGCAGTACCGCCGCGCAGGAAGTTGCCTTCACCCTAGCGAACGCCATTGCCTACGTCCAAGCGGCGCTTGAGGCGGGGATGGCGGTGGATGATTTCGCTCCGCAGCTATCCTTCTTCTTCAACGCCCACAACCAATTTTTTGAGGAAGTCGCCAAGTTTCGGGCGGCACGGCGCTTGTGGGCGGGGATTATGCGCGAACGGTTTGGGGCGAAGAATCCAAAATCGTGGCAGCTTCGCTTCCATACCCAAACGGGCGGCAGCACACTGACCGCCCAACAGCCCGTGAACAATGTCGCCCGCGTCACGATTCAGGCGCTCTCGGCTGTTCTCGGCGGGACGCAAAGCCTGCACACGAACAGCCTTGACGAGGCGCTGGCGCTCCCCACCGAATCAGCCGTACAGGTGGCGCTGCGTACCCAACAAATCATCGCCTATGAAAGCGGCGCTGCCGACACCGTAGACCCGCTTGCTGGCAGCTACTATGTGGAATCGCTGACGGATGCCCTAGAAACCCGCGCCCGTGAGTACATCGCCCAGATTGATGCGATGGGCGGGGCGCTCAGGGCGATAGAGCGCGGCTTTGTGCAGAGGGAAATCCAAGATGCCGCCTATGCCTATCAACGGGCGGTGGAACACGGTGAACAGGTGATCGTTGGCGTGAACAAGTTTGCCCTCAACGAAGAAGCGCCGATTGCCACCCTTCATGTAGACCCAGGCATAGAGGCAAACCAGCGGGCGCGTTTGGCAGACCTCCGGGCGCGGCGGGATAACGGCAAGGTGAGCGAGATTCTAAGTCAGATTGAAACGGCGGCACGGGGACGGGAAGCCCTTATGCCGCTCTTTGTAGAGGCAGTGGAGCGCGAGGCAACACTAGGGGAAATATGCCGCGTGCTGCGCGATGTTTTCGGTGAATACCGCCCAGATGTCTCGGTTTAA